One window of Drosophila busckii strain San Diego stock center, stock number 13000-0081.31 chromosome 3L, ASM1175060v1, whole genome shotgun sequence genomic DNA carries:
- the LOC108599013 gene encoding LIM/homeobox protein Awh, producing the protein MCMCPLDRQQSCYIRERQVYCKADYSKSFGAKCSKCCRGISASDWVRRARDLVFHLACFACDQCGRQLSTGEQFALMDDRVLCKAHYLETVEGGTTSSDDGCDGDGYHKSKTKRVRTTFTEEQLQVLQANFQIDSNPDGQDLERIASVTGLSKRVTQVWFQNSRARQKKHIHAVREPEGSSFARHINLQLTYSFQNNPQNPMHMNGTKGALYPAHESSMDELSQDSSVHCMPSEV; encoded by the exons atgtgcatgtgcccGCTGGATCGCCAACAGTCGTGCTACATACGCGAACGCCAAGTCTACTGCAAGGCCGATTACAGCAA AAGTTTTGGCGCCAAGTGCTCGAAATGCTGTCGCGGCATCTCCGCCTCGGATTGGGTGCGACGAGCGCGCGATTTGGTGTTCCATTTGGCCTGCTTTGCCTGCGATCAATGCGGACGCCAGTTGTCCACTGGCGAGCAGTTTGCGCTCATGGATGACCGTGTGCTTTGCAAGGCTCATTATCTTGAAACGGTCGAGGGTGGCACCACATCAAGTGACG ATGGCTGTGATGGTGATGGTTATCACAAGAGTAAAACGAAACGCGTGCGCACCACCTTCACCGAGGAGCAATTGCAAGTGCTGCAGGCCAACTTTCAGATTGACAGTAATCCGGATGGTCAGGATTTGGAGCGCATTGCCTCGGTGACCGGTCTGAGCAAGCGTGTGACGCAAGTTTGGTTTCAGAATTCGCGTGCGCGTCAGAAAAAACACATACATGCTG TACGCGAACCGGAAGGAAGCTCATTTGCGCGTCATATTAACCTGCAGTTAACGTACTCGTTTCAGAATAACCCACAGAATCCCATGCATATGAATGGCACCAAAGGCGCTCTATATCCAGCGCATG AATCCTCTATGGATGAACTGTCGCAAGACTCGAGCGTCCACTGCATGCCCAGCGAGGTGTGA